A single Musa acuminata AAA Group cultivar baxijiao chromosome BXJ2-1, Cavendish_Baxijiao_AAA, whole genome shotgun sequence DNA region contains:
- the LOC135598943 gene encoding MOB kinase activator-like 1A: protein MSLFGLGRNQRTFRPKKSAPSGSKGAQLRKHIDATLGSGNLREAVRLPPGEDLNEWLAVNTVDFFNQVNLLYGTLTEFCTPENCPTMTAGPKYEYRWADGVQIKKPIEVSAPKYVEYLMEWIEVQLDDESIFPQKIGAPFPPNFKEVVKTLFKRLFRVYAHIYHSHFQKIVSLKEEAHLNTCFKHFILFTYEFGLIDKKELAPLQELIESIIVPY, encoded by the exons GAACCAGAGGACTTTTCGACCTAAAAAAAGTGCGCCATCTGGTAGTAAG GGAGCCCAACTCCGGAAACACATTGATGCAACTCTAGGTAGTGGAAACCTAAGGGAAGCAGTAAGACTCCCACCTGGGGAGGATTTGAATGAATGGCTTGCCGTCAACA ctGTTGATTTCTTCAATCAGGTGAATCTGCTTTATGGTACACTTACAGAGTTCTGCACACCTGAGAATTGTCCTACAATGACTGCAGGTCCAAA GTATGAATATAGATGGGCAGATGGTGTACAAATAAAGAAGCCTATTGAAGTGTCAGCACCGAAGTATGTGGAGTACCTCATGGAGTGGATTGAAGTTCAGCTTGATGATGAGTCTATATTCCCTCAAAAGATAG GTGCACCTTTCCCTCCAAACTTCAAAGAAGTTGTAAAGACACTTTTTAAGCGTTTGTTTCGGGTTTATGCCCATATATACCATTCGCATTTTCAGAAGATTGTCAGCCTTAAGGAAGAAGCACATCTTAACACCTGCTTCAAGCATTTCATTCTTTTCACATAT GAGTTTGGCCTAATTGACAAGAAGGAACTTGCGCCACTTCAGGAGCTTATAGAATCCATCATTGTTCCATATTAA
- the LOC103996060 gene encoding uncharacterized protein LOC103996060, which translates to MKSKTNGTGTSQAAQKTNVLQGEGPNWVFVVGGALLSTLSIKLGCQLKRAFDNKRHDEANKENRKSTADRRSRACNLHNLYHFAQDEDNHYHFLSETSRVGVDAKRPKSPIVMEADLSLPLVKIPATETNKVVEDIMRASSLDRLELPWKPFHHSNCSDSCISESGSDVYSKRELIQKLRQQLKQRDEMIMEMQTQITDVQNSLHIQRAQTAHLQSQLDSANKDLFNSEREVRRLRKVITDHHVAEVTSPDKLVVAGNWHPESANGLANGYADSVNDLELHRVGVDKREIDVEKVGMLKREVSELKEVIEGKDFLLQSYKDQKVEFCSKIKELQLKLASQVPNIL; encoded by the exons ATGAAATCAAAAACAAATGGGACTGGAACCTCTCAAGCAGCTCAAAAGACGAATGTTCTTCAAGGTGAGGGCCCAAATTGGGTATTTGTTGTAGGTGGTGCCTTGTTGAGCACACTTTCAATTAAGCTTGGATGCCAACTGAAACGGGCCTTTGATAACAAACGACATGATGAGGCAAACAAAG AAAATAGAAAATCTACTGCTGACAGAAGATCAAGAGCTTGCAATTTGCATAATCTCTATCACTTTGCTCAAGATGAGGATAATCATTATCACTTTCTTTCGG AAACTTCAAGAGTTGGAGTAGATGCCAAGCGACCCAAAAGTCCAATAGTAATGGAAGCAGATCTCTCTCTTCCACTGGTGAAAATCCCAGCCACCGAAACCAACAAAGTTGTCGAGGACATAATGCGAGCATCATCGCTTGATCGCCTGGAGCTCCCCTGGAAGCCATTCCACCACTCAAACTGCTCAGACTCATGCATCTCAGAGTCTGGATCTGACGTCTACAGCAAGAGAGAACTGATACAAAAACTACGCCAACAGCTGAAGCAACGAGATGAAATGATCATGGAGATGCAGACCCAGATTACAGATGTgcagaattctttgcatattcaaAGGGCCCAAACTGCACATCTTCAGAGCCAGCTCGATTCTGCCAATAAAGACTTGTTCAATTCTGAGAGAGAGGTCCGCCGATTAAGAAAGGTTATCACCGACCATCATGTTGCGGAGGTGACCTCTCCCGACAAGCTCGTAGTGGCAGGAAACTGGCATCCAGAATCTGCAAATGGGCTGGCAAATGGCTATGCTGATAGCGTCAATGATTTGGAGTTGCATCGTGTTGGAGTGGACAAAAGAGAAATAGATGTTGAGAAAGTTGGGATGTTGAAGAGAGAGGTAAGCGAACTGAAGGAGGTAATTGAAGGAAAAGATTTCCTGCTCCAGAGCTACAAGGATCAGAAGGTTGAGTTTTGCTCGAAGATCAAGGAGTTGCAGCTAAAACTAGCTTCGCAAGTACCGaacatattgtaa